In one Butyrivibrio proteoclasticus B316 genomic region, the following are encoded:
- a CDS encoding RnfABCDGE type electron transport complex subunit G translates to MNDTKSMIKNALILFAITLVAGVLLGLVYQVTKDPIAYQDKLAQDKANQSVFATAKTFEDVELDASAAEMVSSERGGVTIESVKKAVDESGAAAGYVIQVKSKGYGDFIEYTVGITNEGNINGISIISIAETPGLGMNADKVITPQFADKAATTFAVVKNGQLSDEATQIEAISGATITSRAVTEGVNGAVSYFEKALKGGN, encoded by the coding sequence ATGAACGATACAAAGAGCATGATTAAAAACGCCCTAATTCTTTTTGCAATAACGCTTGTGGCAGGTGTTCTTCTGGGCCTGGTTTATCAGGTTACCAAGGATCCAATAGCTTATCAGGACAAGCTTGCGCAGGACAAGGCTAACCAGTCTGTATTTGCAACCGCTAAGACCTTCGAGGACGTAGAGCTTGATGCGTCAGCCGCTGAGATGGTTAGTTCTGAGCGAGGTGGAGTAACAATTGAGAGTGTAAAAAAAGCTGTTGATGAAAGCGGAGCTGCAGCTGGCTACGTTATTCAGGTGAAGTCCAAGGGATATGGTGATTTCATTGAATATACTGTTGGTATTACTAATGAAGGTAATATAAATGGTATTTCAATTATTTCAATTGCTGAGACTCCGGGACTTGGAATGAATGCTGACAAGGTAATCACTCCGCAGTTTGCTGACAAGGCAGCGACAACCTTTGCAGTTGTAAAAAACGGACAGCTATCTGATGAGGCTACTCAGATTGAAGCTATTTCCGGCGCGACCATTACCTCCAGAGCAGTTACAGAAGGCGTTAATGGCGCAGTTTCATATTTTGAAAAAGCATTGAAAGGAGGAAACTGA
- a CDS encoding coiled-coil domain-containing protein, with product MKLFRKKENGTNSVKELLKKLKRHDTKVVAIAVIIALVLSGGLIYISTPIVATKTSEEFVESERQANQDTVDKLGEIGNYLNELDKVVTSNQESLNSISEKTDTSEGKTEITEKVTNLDNKLKEVHTSISGTSSRIENLKTIIEKGDEDNKEQINKEFKEITSEITLVKEQYDSANQQIKEIMDKLKKEIDSGNKELGEKVAQNQKDLLNELTSMDKNMESKSSQSLTQFQKDIETLSESVDKKFEAYQKAMDTNIEEVNNKIQRNRNDVSCEIQKNKEDINNELQRNREDVRGELQKNKDDINSELQRNRDDINNGIQGVNKDIEEVNNNVSNNFNIMNKSVGNGFGDLKTCIENSKTELNNKLDSVFQRVSDGKKQLASTLLTFGISVKKDAKFNDIDEGIRALGNMKLDAERKIEDSEHSVSPSKIMAGQSVVINDNEIIGTATSDATAGAEHILSGKTAYVNGAIVVGSMPDHGAVQVTLADSNKSQTLAAGYYDSITISSELTGMYKSIRYTHHVHSSETTDMTVVDESFSSGEAYGVETSPTAGGCYQTPIYGLCGGSGVATDVDYGGYYFDVDGDGKLD from the coding sequence ATGAAATTATTCAGGAAAAAGGAAAATGGAACTAATTCCGTGAAGGAATTACTAAAAAAGCTCAAGAGGCATGATACTAAAGTAGTGGCAATTGCTGTTATTATTGCACTTGTTTTAAGTGGAGGGCTGATCTATATCAGTACGCCAATAGTTGCAACAAAAACATCTGAGGAGTTTGTTGAAAGTGAGAGGCAGGCCAATCAGGATACAGTGGATAAGCTTGGTGAAATCGGGAATTATCTAAATGAACTTGATAAGGTAGTTACAAGTAATCAGGAGAGCCTTAACTCTATTAGTGAGAAGACAGATACAAGTGAGGGCAAGACGGAAATCACAGAGAAAGTGACAAACCTTGATAATAAGCTCAAGGAAGTTCATACAAGCATTTCGGGGACTTCCAGCAGAATAGAAAATCTGAAAACAATAATTGAGAAGGGTGATGAAGACAATAAGGAGCAGATAAATAAGGAGTTTAAAGAAATAACTTCTGAAATCACACTCGTTAAAGAACAGTATGATAGTGCAAATCAGCAGATTAAAGAAATAATGGACAAGCTGAAAAAAGAGATTGATTCAGGAAATAAAGAACTTGGAGAAAAGGTTGCCCAGAATCAAAAAGATCTTTTGAATGAACTGACATCCATGGATAAAAATATGGAAAGTAAAAGTTCACAGTCACTTACTCAGTTCCAAAAGGATATTGAGACACTAAGTGAGAGTGTTGACAAAAAGTTTGAAGCTTATCAGAAAGCCATGGATACAAATATCGAAGAGGTGAATAACAAAATTCAAAGAAACAGAAACGATGTGAGTTGCGAGATACAGAAAAACAAGGAAGATATTAACAATGAGCTTCAGAGAAACAGAGAAGATGTGAGAGGTGAGCTACAAAAAAACAAGGACGATATAAACAGTGAACTTCAAAGAAACAGAGATGACATTAACAATGGAATTCAAGGTGTGAATAAGGACATAGAAGAAGTAAATAATAATGTCTCAAATAATTTCAACATTATGAATAAGTCTGTTGGAAATGGATTTGGCGATTTGAAGACCTGCATTGAAAATTCCAAAACAGAGCTTAATAATAAACTTGATTCGGTTTTTCAGCGTGTGAGTGATGGCAAAAAGCAGTTGGCATCCACATTGCTCACATTTGGGATTTCCGTAAAAAAGGATGCCAAATTTAATGATATTGATGAAGGTATTAGAGCTCTTGGAAATATGAAACTGGATGCAGAAAGAAAAATTGAAGATTCTGAGCATTCTGTATCTCCATCCAAGATAATGGCGGGACAGTCAGTTGTCATAAATGATAATGAAATAATTGGAACTGCAACCAGCGATGCTACTGCGGGTGCTGAACATATTTTATCAGGAAAAACTGCTTATGTGAATGGTGCTATAGTGGTTGGATCGATGCCTGATCATGGAGCAGTGCAGGTTACTCTGGCTGACAGCAACAAGAGTCAGACTCTGGCGGCTGGTTATTATGACAGTATTACAATATCTTCTGAACTTACCGGTATGTATAAATCAATCAGATATACACATCATGTCCATAGTAGTGAAACAACTGATATGACTGTGGTAGATGAGTCTTTTTCATCAGGTGAAGCTTATGGCGTGGAGACCAGTCCAACTGCCGGAGGATGTTATCAGACTCCGATTTATGGTCTGTGTGGCGGAAGCGGAGTAGCCACAGATGTTGATTATGGTGGTTATTATTTTGACGTGGATGGTGATGGTAAGCTGGATTAG
- a CDS encoding CobW family GTP-binding protein, which translates to MTKIDIISGFLGAGKTTLIKKLLKEALNGTKVVLIENEFGEIGIDGGFLKEAGIEITEMNSGCICCSLVGDFETSLKQVMEQYAPERILIEPSGVGKLSDVMRAIQNIAEGSSEMELNSAVTVVDVSKAKVYIKNFGEFFINQIENAGTVILTRTDKADQKKIEEAVELIRQHNDKATIITTPLDQITGKEILDTFEGNNDLEAELLKQVMEEEEHHHHHHHHGSHKTVAEDGSVVYSAHHDDDDDDDECCCHHHHDDDEDEHECCHHHHHDDEDEDEHEHHHHHHHDDEDEDEHEHHHHHHHDDEDEDEHEHHHHHHHDDEDEDEHEHHHHHDHDHAAHDVFTSWGMETPLKYSKDEIEKMLGQLEDEEKYGIVLRTKGVVPTADGKWIEFDYVPGEADVRDGAADVTGKFCVIGSQLKEENLEKLFRRL; encoded by the coding sequence ATGACCAAGATAGATATTATTTCTGGCTTTTTGGGAGCTGGTAAGACAACTCTTATCAAGAAGCTTTTAAAAGAAGCATTAAATGGAACCAAGGTAGTTCTTATTGAGAATGAATTTGGTGAGATTGGTATTGACGGAGGATTCCTTAAGGAAGCCGGTATCGAGATTACAGAGATGAATTCAGGATGTATCTGCTGTTCACTTGTAGGTGATTTTGAAACATCACTTAAGCAGGTTATGGAACAGTATGCACCGGAGCGTATTCTTATTGAGCCATCAGGTGTAGGTAAGCTTTCAGACGTTATGAGAGCAATTCAGAACATTGCAGAAGGCTCATCAGAAATGGAACTTAACAGCGCTGTTACAGTAGTTGATGTTTCCAAGGCTAAGGTTTATATCAAGAACTTTGGTGAGTTCTTTATTAATCAGATTGAGAATGCAGGTACTGTTATCCTTACCAGAACAGACAAGGCTGATCAGAAGAAGATAGAGGAAGCTGTAGAGCTTATCCGTCAGCATAATGACAAGGCTACTATTATCACAACTCCTCTTGATCAGATCACAGGAAAAGAAATCCTTGATACTTTTGAAGGTAATAATGACCTTGAGGCTGAGCTTCTTAAGCAGGTAATGGAAGAGGAAGAGCATCACCATCATCACCATCATCATGGAAGCCACAAGACTGTTGCAGAGGATGGATCTGTTGTTTACAGTGCTCACCATGACGATGACGACGATGATGACGAATGTTGCTGTCACCATCACCATGACGATGATGAAGATGAGCATGAGTGCTGCCACCACCATCATCACGATGATGAAGATGAGGATGAGCATGAGCATCATCACCACCATCATCACGACGATGAAGATGAGGATGAGCACGAGCATCATCACCACCATCATCACGACGATGAAGATGAGGATGAGCATGAACATCATCACCACCATCATCACGACGATGAAGATGAAGACGAGCATGAGCATCATCACCATCATGACCATGATCATGCAGCTCATGATGTATTCACCAGTTGGGGCATGGAAACACCACTTAAGTATTCCAAGGATGAGATTGAGAAGATGCTTGGACAGCTTGAGGATGAAGAGAAATACGGAATTGTCCTTCGTACAAAGGGTGTCGTTCCTACAGCAGATGGCAAGTGGATTGAGTTTGATTACGTTCCTGGAGAGGCTGATGTCAGAGATGGCGCTGCTGATGTAACAGGTAAGTTCTGTGTCATCGGTTCTCAGCTCAAGGAAGAGAATCTTGAGAAACTGTTCCGCAGACTGTAA
- a CDS encoding Gx transporter family protein has translation MSTKKVSIYGVLIALALILSYVESQIPAFVAVPGMKLGLTNIVVLVTLYILDDKSAMAINILRIVVVSILFGTAMSFAFSITGGMLSTIVMILLKRTKRFKIIGISAAGGITHNIGQILAAMVLMNTKAIAWYLPVLWISGIFSGVVIGIIGGLVCSRLDKIK, from the coding sequence TTGAGCACTAAGAAAGTATCGATATATGGAGTTTTGATAGCCCTTGCACTTATCTTAAGCTATGTAGAATCTCAGATACCTGCATTTGTTGCAGTTCCCGGTATGAAGCTTGGACTTACGAATATTGTAGTCCTTGTGACCCTTTACATTTTGGATGACAAGAGTGCTATGGCAATCAATATTCTCAGGATAGTTGTAGTATCAATCCTTTTTGGAACAGCAATGAGCTTTGCATTTTCCATTACCGGAGGAATGCTTAGTACTATCGTGATGATACTCCTCAAAAGGACAAAAAGATTTAAGATTATTGGAATTAGTGCTGCCGGAGGAATAACTCACAATATTGGCCAGATTCTGGCTGCGATGGTACTGATGAATACAAAGGCAATTGCCTGGTATCTTCCGGTACTGTGGATTTCCGGTATTTTTAGCGGTGTAGTGATTGGCATTATAGGTGGACTGGTTTGTTCACGGCTTGATAAGATTAAATAA
- a CDS encoding RnfABCDGE type electron transport complex subunit B: MISGILIATCVVAGVGIVIVIGIILGIADMKLHVDVDEKEAAILEALPGNNCGGCGYPGCSGCAAAIAKGEAAVNQCPVGGAPVAATISEIMGVEASDSKRMVAFVHCGGDCENAQQQYEYNGVADCRLQMQAPGAGSKTCSYGCLGGGSCVSVCQFDAIHVVNGIAVVDKDECKACGKCIDICPRHLIDLIPYDAQESVACKSQDMGKLVNGYCKVGCIACHICEKNCPAGAITVENNVASIDQEKCTHCGTCVSKCPKKAIQAV; the protein is encoded by the coding sequence ATGATTAGTGGAATACTTATAGCAACCTGTGTCGTTGCTGGTGTCGGAATTGTAATTGTAATTGGAATAATCCTTGGCATAGCAGACATGAAGTTGCATGTTGATGTAGATGAAAAAGAAGCAGCGATCCTGGAAGCTCTTCCCGGAAATAACTGCGGTGGCTGCGGATATCCCGGATGTTCAGGTTGTGCAGCGGCAATAGCAAAGGGTGAAGCGGCAGTTAACCAGTGCCCTGTAGGTGGAGCTCCTGTTGCTGCAACTATTTCAGAAATAATGGGCGTAGAAGCCTCTGATTCCAAGAGAATGGTTGCCTTTGTTCACTGTGGCGGCGACTGTGAAAATGCGCAGCAGCAATACGAGTACAATGGTGTAGCTGACTGTAGACTTCAGATGCAGGCTCCCGGAGCCGGTTCTAAGACCTGTTCATATGGATGCCTTGGCGGCGGAAGCTGCGTTTCTGTTTGTCAGTTTGATGCAATACATGTGGTTAATGGAATTGCTGTTGTTGATAAGGATGAGTGTAAGGCATGCGGAAAGTGTATAGACATCTGTCCTCGTCACCTTATAGACCTTATTCCTTACGACGCACAGGAGTCAGTTGCCTGTAAATCTCAGGATATGGGTAAACTTGTTAACGGATATTGTAAGGTTGGCTGCATTGCCTGCCATATCTGTGAAAAGAATTGCCCTGCCGGTGCGATAACAGTTGAGAATAATGTGGCATCAATAGATCAGGAAAAGTGCACACATTGTGGAACCTGCGTATCAAAGTGTCCTAAGAAAGCAATACAGGCAGTATGA
- a CDS encoding NusG domain II-containing protein, translated as MNKKIFGKNDLILIIFLLIMTSVVGVIIFFTKHEGKQVVVSVDGVVTDIYSIEDDGTYEIQGYDGGRNILVIADGVAYMSEASCPDHLCMGMGRISNVGQSIICLPNRVIIEIRDEKTIEPEYDTVS; from the coding sequence TTGAATAAAAAAATATTTGGAAAAAATGATCTTATACTTATAATATTCTTGCTGATAATGACCTCTGTTGTGGGAGTGATCATTTTTTTTACCAAGCATGAAGGTAAACAGGTGGTTGTAAGCGTTGACGGAGTTGTGACTGACATCTATTCAATTGAGGATGATGGAACGTATGAAATCCAAGGATACGATGGTGGCCGCAACATTTTGGTGATAGCGGATGGTGTAGCCTACATGTCAGAGGCTTCGTGTCCCGACCATCTTTGCATGGGAATGGGGCGGATCAGCAATGTTGGTCAGTCGATAATATGTCTTCCCAACAGAGTCATAATAGAGATAAGGGATGAGAAAACCATAGAGCCTGAGTATGACACAGTATCATGA
- the rsxA gene encoding electron transport complex subunit RsxA, translating to METILSLVGLMISASLVNNVVLSQFLGLCPFLGVSKKTDTALGMGGACIFVITLASLVCSIIYKFILNPLDLSYLKTIVFILVIAMLVQFVEMILKKYIVSLYQALGVYLPLITTNCAVLGVALNNVTDGYTILQSVVCGFATAVGFTIAIVILAGLREKMQYNDIPAPFKGMPLVLLTSGLMAIAFTGFSALK from the coding sequence ATGGAAACAATTTTAAGTTTAGTAGGGCTTATGATATCAGCTTCACTTGTTAACAACGTTGTACTGAGCCAGTTCCTGGGCTTATGTCCTTTCCTTGGTGTTTCCAAGAAGACTGATACAGCCCTTGGTATGGGCGGCGCCTGTATATTTGTTATTACGCTGGCTTCACTTGTATGTAGCATAATTTATAAGTTTATTTTAAACCCACTGGATCTTTCATATCTTAAGACTATTGTTTTCATCCTTGTAATAGCTATGCTGGTTCAGTTTGTTGAGATGATCCTCAAGAAATACATCGTATCCCTTTATCAGGCGCTTGGTGTATATCTTCCTCTTATCACAACAAACTGCGCAGTTCTTGGTGTTGCGCTCAACAACGTTACAGATGGATATACTATTCTTCAGAGCGTGGTTTGCGGCTTCGCTACAGCTGTTGGATTTACAATTGCTATAGTTATTCTGGCAGGACTCAGAGAGAAGATGCAGTATAACGATATCCCTGCTCCATTTAAGGGAATGCCGCTCGTACTTCTTACCTCAGGGCTCATGGCTATAGCATTTACAGGATTTTCGGCACTCAAATAA
- the rsxC gene encoding electron transport complex subunit RsxC yields MARGTFTGGIHPYEGKELSKDKPIKSVLPKGDLVYPLSQHIGAPAKPIVAVGDHVLTGQKIAEAGGFVSANIFATVSGTVKAIEKRRLTTGAMCDSIIVENDGQYEEVEFKPAKPYEEMTPEDKIAAVREAGVVGMGGAGFPTAVKFAPKEPDKIDYVIANCSECEPYLTSDYRRMIEEPELLLEGLKIAVSIFPNARGILAIEDNKPDCIAKFRELTRNEDKISVKAVKTKYPEGAERMLIYACTGREINSSMLPADAGCIVDNVDTLCAVCRAVKEGRPLMERIVTITGDCIADPRNYKVRIGTNYKELIEEAGGFVTEPAKVISGGPMMGFAIFDLDVPTTKTASAITAFSKDAVSEMEPSACINCARCIEVCPERLVPKNLADAVEHNDEKTFLDMYGMECCECGCCSYICPARRQLTQLIKGMRKIQLGKRKK; encoded by the coding sequence ATGGCTAGAGGTACGTTTACGGGCGGAATCCATCCATATGAAGGCAAGGAATTGTCTAAGGACAAGCCCATCAAATCTGTGCTGCCTAAAGGGGACCTTGTGTATCCTCTGTCTCAGCACATCGGAGCGCCAGCCAAGCCAATAGTGGCAGTTGGTGATCACGTTCTTACCGGTCAAAAGATCGCGGAAGCAGGTGGATTTGTTTCTGCAAATATCTTTGCTACAGTATCCGGAACAGTTAAAGCAATTGAAAAACGTCGTCTTACTACAGGAGCAATGTGTGACAGCATCATTGTTGAAAATGATGGTCAATATGAAGAGGTTGAGTTTAAACCTGCCAAGCCTTACGAAGAAATGACTCCGGAAGACAAGATCGCTGCTGTGCGAGAGGCTGGAGTAGTAGGTATGGGTGGTGCCGGATTCCCAACCGCTGTTAAGTTTGCGCCTAAAGAGCCTGACAAGATTGATTATGTCATCGCCAACTGTTCAGAATGTGAGCCCTATCTTACTTCTGACTATAGACGAATGATTGAAGAACCTGAGCTTTTGCTTGAGGGTCTTAAAATTGCTGTGAGCATTTTCCCAAATGCGCGCGGAATTCTTGCAATCGAGGACAATAAGCCTGATTGCATTGCCAAGTTCAGAGAGCTTACACGTAACGAGGATAAGATTAGTGTCAAGGCTGTCAAGACCAAGTATCCTGAGGGGGCTGAGAGAATGCTGATCTATGCCTGCACAGGCAGAGAAATTAATTCATCAATGCTTCCTGCTGATGCCGGATGTATCGTTGACAACGTTGATACTCTTTGCGCTGTTTGCAGAGCTGTTAAAGAAGGCCGTCCTCTCATGGAGAGAATTGTCACTATTACCGGTGATTGCATAGCTGATCCGAGAAACTACAAGGTAAGGATCGGTACTAACTATAAAGAACTCATAGAGGAAGCAGGGGGCTTTGTTACTGAGCCTGCCAAGGTCATTTCCGGCGGTCCTATGATGGGCTTTGCCATCTTTGATCTTGATGTTCCTACTACAAAGACTGCTTCTGCTATTACAGCATTTTCCAAGGACGCTGTTTCCGAGATGGAGCCTAGCGCCTGCATTAACTGCGCAAGATGTATAGAGGTTTGCCCTGAACGTCTTGTGCCCAAGAATCTTGCAGATGCTGTAGAACACAATGATGAGAAGACTTTCCTTGATATGTATGGAATGGAATGTTGTGAGTGCGGATGCTGTAGCTATATCTGTCCTGCCAGACGTCAGCTGACTCAGTTGATCAAGGGCATGAGAAAGATTCAGCTCGGCAAGCGGAAAAAGTGA
- a CDS encoding RnfABCDGE type electron transport complex subunit D, with the protein MSDLRRVSSNPHVRSRTTTSNIMMWVVIALLPAAGFGIYNFGLDALIILLLSVASCVLSEFIYEKALGKPVTVGDFSAVVTGLLLGMNLPSTVPWWIPVLGGIFAIIMVKQLFGGLGQNFMNPALGGRCFLMISFPAIMTNFVTDTYTGATPLANLKNGVEVNVMDMLIGRTAGTIGETSMLCIAIGAIILFALGIIDYVIPFTYIISFALFVAFFGGYGFNWSYISAQLAGGGLMLGAFFMATDYVTCPITPKGRVIYGLFLGILTGIFRIFGANAEGVSYAIVITNLLVPLIEKFTIPRAFGIKKSAKKEAKKA; encoded by the coding sequence ATGAGCGATCTTAGAAGAGTGTCATCCAATCCACATGTCAGATCCAGGACCACAACATCTAATATCATGATGTGGGTAGTAATCGCTTTACTTCCTGCTGCTGGTTTTGGTATCTACAACTTTGGATTAGATGCACTGATTATTCTTTTATTATCAGTGGCTTCCTGCGTGCTTTCTGAATTTATTTATGAGAAAGCGCTTGGTAAGCCTGTAACTGTCGGAGATTTCTCCGCAGTTGTGACAGGTCTTTTACTGGGAATGAACCTGCCATCCACAGTGCCGTGGTGGATTCCTGTACTAGGCGGCATCTTTGCAATCATAATGGTTAAGCAGCTCTTTGGCGGACTGGGACAGAACTTTATGAACCCTGCCCTTGGCGGAAGATGCTTCCTTATGATCTCGTTTCCGGCTATTATGACAAACTTTGTGACAGATACTTATACAGGAGCAACACCTCTTGCCAATCTCAAAAATGGTGTTGAGGTCAATGTCATGGATATGCTCATTGGTAGAACAGCTGGTACTATCGGTGAGACATCAATGCTCTGTATTGCAATAGGAGCGATCATTCTGTTCGCACTTGGAATTATTGATTATGTGATACCGTTCACATACATTATTTCTTTTGCATTATTCGTAGCTTTCTTTGGCGGATACGGATTTAACTGGTCATATATTTCAGCTCAGCTTGCAGGCGGCGGACTTATGCTTGGTGCTTTCTTTATGGCAACAGACTACGTTACATGTCCTATCACTCCTAAAGGAAGAGTAATTTACGGCCTGTTTCTTGGTATCCTGACAGGAATTTTCAGAATCTTCGGAGCAAATGCAGAGGGAGTTTCATATGCAATTGTGATCACGAACCTTCTGGTTCCTCTTATCGAGAAGTTTACTATTCCAAGAGCCTTTGGAATTAAGAAATCTGCTAAGAAGGAGGCGAAAAAAGCATGA
- the rsxE gene encoding electron transport complex subunit RsxE gives MSTQAKKGALGFKQDTPAERFFNGLVVENPTLVLMIGMCPTLAVTSSAINGLGMGLATTFVLALSNAVISALRKTIPSTVRIPSFIVVIASFVTLVELLMKAYVPTLNKALGVYIPLIVVNCIIFGRAEAYASKHGIIPSFFDGIGMGIGFTCAITVIGLIREFIGAGTAFDVQILGEGTVVPGPVGDFLSGYQPISIFIQQAGAFFVLAFLIAIMNKIKSNMEKKGKDTSKFGEGCCSSAEEAAADKIMAEKAGKEAE, from the coding sequence ATGAGCACACAGGCAAAAAAAGGCGCTTTGGGCTTCAAACAGGATACTCCTGCAGAACGTTTTTTTAACGGACTTGTTGTAGAAAACCCAACCCTTGTACTTATGATCGGTATGTGCCCGACTCTTGCGGTTACATCATCTGCCATAAACGGACTTGGAATGGGACTTGCAACCACATTTGTTCTGGCACTCAGTAATGCGGTTATTTCAGCTCTTCGTAAGACGATTCCTTCGACTGTCAGAATTCCGTCATTCATCGTTGTAATCGCATCTTTCGTTACACTCGTTGAACTTCTTATGAAGGCGTATGTGCCAACACTTAATAAAGCGCTTGGCGTTTACATTCCTCTTATTGTTGTTAACTGTATCATCTTTGGAAGAGCTGAAGCCTATGCAAGTAAGCACGGCATTATCCCTTCATTCTTTGACGGAATAGGAATGGGAATTGGTTTTACCTGCGCTATTACAGTTATCGGTCTTATCCGTGAATTTATAGGTGCAGGAACAGCATTTGATGTGCAGATCCTTGGTGAAGGAACTGTTGTACCCGGACCTGTAGGTGACTTCCTTTCAGGGTATCAGCCAATCAGCATATTTATTCAGCAGGCCGGTGCGTTCTTTGTTCTTGCTTTTCTTATTGCAATCATGAACAAGATTAAGTCCAATATGGAAAAGAAAGGTAAAGATACTTCCAAGTTTGGAGAAGGATGCTGTTCATCTGCAGAAGAAGCTGCAGCAGATAAAATAATGGCAGAAAAAGCGGGAAAGGAGGCTGAATGA
- a CDS encoding TIGR03943 family putative permease subunit has protein sequence MIRRAKLKPVYIINGFLDSGKTDFFRYTIAQPYFRTKGKTLLIVCEDGENDYEEKLLKSTNTVVERIEEEEDFNPDALVALDAKHNPERILVEYNGMWNFKNMRLPVMWNLEQQITVIDASSFELYFNNMKSLLAEQIRNSDLILFNRCDGIEDLASYKRNVKAINQKADIIFEDKNGEVDVTLDEDLPFDLNANPIDLNNYGYGMFYLDALDHVERYEGKTVRFKGMVLKPEEFPDNRFVPGRMAMTCCAQDMQFLGFACEYDDVKSLEEKDWVLVTAKVVKEYVPEYQGEGPVLKAISVEKTSAPDNQVIDFSNPEQ, from the coding sequence ATGATTAGGAGAGCTAAATTGAAACCGGTATATATTATTAATGGATTTTTGGACAGCGGTAAGACAGACTTTTTCCGCTATACAATTGCACAGCCTTACTTCAGGACAAAAGGAAAGACCCTTTTGATCGTTTGCGAAGATGGCGAGAATGATTATGAGGAAAAACTCCTCAAGTCTACTAACACAGTTGTAGAGAGAATAGAAGAAGAGGAAGATTTTAACCCTGATGCACTTGTAGCACTTGATGCCAAGCATAATCCGGAGCGTATTCTTGTTGAGTACAATGGTATGTGGAACTTCAAGAATATGAGACTTCCTGTAATGTGGAATCTTGAACAGCAGATTACCGTTATTGATGCTTCAAGTTTTGAACTTTATTTCAACAATATGAAGTCTCTTCTTGCTGAGCAGATTCGCAATTCAGATCTTATTCTTTTCAACAGATGTGATGGAATAGAAGATCTTGCATCTTATAAGAGAAATGTCAAGGCAATCAACCAGAAGGCAGATATTATTTTTGAGGACAAGAATGGCGAGGTTGACGTTACTCTTGATGAAGATCTCCCATTTGATCTAAATGCAAATCCTATAGATCTCAACAACTATGGCTATGGAATGTTTTATCTTGATGCTCTTGATCATGTTGAGAGATATGAGGGCAAAACTGTTAGATTTAAAGGTATGGTACTTAAGCCTGAGGAGTTCCCTGATAACAGATTTGTTCCGGGTAGAATGGCTATGACATGCTGCGCACAGGATATGCAGTTCCTTGGCTTTGCTTGTGAATATGACGATGTTAAATCACTCGAAGAGAAAGATTGGGTACTTGTTACAGCCAAGGTTGTTAAGGAATATGTACCTGAGTATCAGGGTGAGGGCCCTGTACTCAAGGCTATTTCTGTTGAGAAGACAAGCGCACCTGATAATCAGGTAATAGATTTCTCTAATCCGGAGCAGTAA